DNA from Betaproteobacteria bacterium:
CGGCACCAGCATCAACATGGACGGCGGGATGGCCGGAACGGTGTAGCCCTGTCATTCCCGCGCATGCGGGATCCAGGCAGTCGAGCTTCCAGGCTCTATGGAACCTCTAATTAGCCTATTCTGACGTCACTCCCGCGCACGCGGGAGTCCAGCGAATTCAAGTGCATCCTGAATTTCCGTTTTCACGGGAATGACGTTTTTCAGAGCATCCCTACGGCGAAGCGGCTTGTAGGCGCGTATCCGGGGCCGCCGGTCCGCGCGGCTGGGTTGCGGCGCCCCTACTGCACGAGCGGGGTAGCGGCCGCATCGAGATCCACGCCTTCCACGGTCGCTTCGCCGGCCAGCACGCGCAGGTACTGGCGCAGAGCCGTTACAAACGCCTGCTGGCGCAGCGCGCCCAGCACCGCGCCGCGCACCGACTCGAAGGGCTGCGCCACGCCCGGCTCGCGCGCCAGCACCTCCACCACGTGCAGCCCGAAGCGGCTGTGCACCAGGCGCGGCAGCACGCCAACCTCCACACGGCCGAACAGCTCGCGCGCAAATTCCGGCGCGCAATCGCCGGGGCCGATCCAGTCAAGGTCGCCGCCGCGTTCGCCGCTGGGGCAGTTGGACCACTTGCGCGCGGCAGCGTCGAAGCCATCGGCGGCCTGACCGTCATCGCAGCGGACGTTCAGCAGAACGGATTCCGCATGCTTGCGTAGCGCCACGACGTCGACGCCCGGCGTCACCGCGAACAGAACGTGGCGTATGCGCACGCGCTCGCCAGTGCGGTAAGCCGCCTCGTGCGCAGCATGGTAGCGCCGGCACGCGTCTTCGGACGGCTCGGGAATCTGCAGCGCTTGCGCGAGCAGCGCATCGATGGCATCGCTTGCCGCTTCGCTGATCACGCCGTCGGCAGAGGTCGCATCGGCGGCGTCCAGCAGACCCGCGCGTTGTGCGGCCTGGCGCAGCAGCTCCGTGCAGGCGCGCTGGCGCAACGCCTCGGGCGCCAGCGCTTCTCCGGGCGCATTGAGCGCCACGCCGTTGATGTGCGCGATGGGTGCAGCGACGGGCATATCGGTCGACATGGTCGATGCTCAGACCCCTGCGCCGCGCTGAGGCGGCCGGTTGTGATCCGGGGGCACGTTCAGGCGCCGGCTGCGCACCACCTGGTACGGCCGAAAAAGATAGCCGATGGCGGCGAAGCCGCTCCACACGTGCACCAGGCGGCTGAAGGGAAACAGCAGGAAGATCGTCATGCCGAGCACGACGTGGAACAGGTAGGGCCATGGCAGGGTGGCGAGTGCCGTGGAGTCCACCGGCCGCAACGTGACGATGCGCTGCGCCCAGTCGGCCAGCACCAGCATCGTGCTGCCGTCCGCGTGCTGCCACGAGTAGGGCAGCGTGATGAGACCGACCACGAGCTGCACCCACAGCACGACCAGAACGGCAAGGTCGGTGGGGTGGCTGGTGGCGCGGATGCGCGCATCGAAGACGCGGCGATGGATCAGCAGGGACAAGCCGACGAAGCATACCGCGCCGGCGATTCCGCCCGCCACGATGGCCAGCATCTGCTTGGTGGCCGCGCTCATGAAGATGCCATAGACCGCATGCGGCGTGAACAAGCCGAACAGATGGCCGAAGAACAGGAACAGGATGCCCGCGTGGAACAGGTTGCTGCCCCAGCGCAGGCTGCCCTTGCGCAGCATCTGCGAAGAGTCGCTTTTCCAGCTGTACTGGCTCTGGTCGAAGCGGATGAGGCTCCCGACGAGGAACACCGTAAAGCAGACATAGGGGTAGACCTCGAACAGAAAGGCGTGAATCGTGCTCATGAAGGCACTCCTCGCGTGGTGTCGGTCTTGCGCAGGATGCGGATCGGTTGCGGCTCGCCGGGTTTCGCCTGGCCCTTGACCGAGCAGCCTTCGAACGCCGGCGGCTCGATCCAGCTGGCGTCGAGCGGCTCCTCGGGCGCCAGCTTCACGGGCTGAGCCTTTTCGCCGGCCAACTCCAGAAGCGCGCCGATCACACTGGCGTACGCGCTCTGGCGCTGATGCAGGGCGCTGAAGAGGGCGTTCAGGAGATGCGCCATCTCGCCCAGGAACGCGCGCGCCTCGCGCGGCGGCTGCGTGGACACGAATTCGAGGACCACGGGCAGGTAGTCGGGCAGCTCGCCGGGCGCGAGATAGAGTCCGGCCGCGTCGTAGGTCTTCGCCAGATCGATCATCGCCGGGCCGCGATCGCGCGACTCGCCGTGCACGTGCTCGAACAGGTGCAGCGAGGTGCTGCGGCCGCGGTCGAACAGCTGCACGTAGGCGGCCTCGGTATCGAGCGGGTCGGCGCTCGCAAGCGCATCCATCAGCGCCTCCACTT
Protein-coding regions in this window:
- a CDS encoding peptidylprolyl isomerase → MSTDMPVAAPIAHINGVALNAPGEALAPEALRQRACTELLRQAAQRAGLLDAADATSADGVISEAASDAIDALLAQALQIPEPSEDACRRYHAAHEAAYRTGERVRIRHVLFAVTPGVDVVALRKHAESVLLNVRCDDGQAADGFDAAARKWSNCPSGERGGDLDWIGPGDCAPEFARELFGRVEVGVLPRLVHSRFGLHVVEVLAREPGVAQPFESVRGAVLGALRQQAFVTALRQYLRVLAGEATVEGVDLDAAATPLVQ
- the narI gene encoding respiratory nitrate reductase subunit gamma, producing the protein MSTIHAFLFEVYPYVCFTVFLVGSLIRFDQSQYSWKSDSSQMLRKGSLRWGSNLFHAGILFLFFGHLFGLFTPHAVYGIFMSAATKQMLAIVAGGIAGAVCFVGLSLLIHRRVFDARIRATSHPTDLAVLVVLWVQLVVGLITLPYSWQHADGSTMLVLADWAQRIVTLRPVDSTALATLPWPYLFHVVLGMTIFLLFPFSRLVHVWSGFAAIGYLFRPYQVVRSRRLNVPPDHNRPPQRGAGV
- the narJ gene encoding nitrate reductase molybdenum cofactor assembly chaperone gives rise to the protein MSIANASLSLRVLARLLAYPDAEQRSHLAEMRAALRSERALAPARLTEVEALMDALASADPLDTEAAYVQLFDRGRSTSLHLFEHVHGESRDRGPAMIDLAKTYDAAGLYLAPGELPDYLPVVLEFVSTQPPREARAFLGEMAHLLNALFSALHQRQSAYASVIGALLELAGEKAQPVKLAPEEPLDASWIEPPAFEGCSVKGQAKPGEPQPIRILRKTDTTRGVPS